The following coding sequences lie in one Rutidosis leptorrhynchoides isolate AG116_Rl617_1_P2 chromosome 4, CSIRO_AGI_Rlap_v1, whole genome shotgun sequence genomic window:
- the LOC139840805 gene encoding 21 kDa protein-like, giving the protein MNIHILFPISLEYILHDIHKLQLILQNDNFLAQDMASSNSFNFVAQNIVLILLLFSSCITFISADENTNVEFVRSSCNLTTYPTLCFNSLSTKANAIQSSPKLLVQTALSVTLDTTKSTSSSIVKLSKVHNTTQMEVSALKDCIEMLSNSADELKRSLDEMKHPGSEDHALVMSDIQTWVSAAITDEDTCTDGFVDDPKMINVVGGKIVNVAHLISNALALINNYASLPE; this is encoded by the coding sequence ATGAATATCCACATTCTGTTTCCTATAAGTTTGGAGTATATTTTGCATGATATTCATAAACTACAACTCATACTTCAAAACGACAACTTTCTTGCACAAGATATGGCAAGCTCAAATTCCTTCAACTTTGTGGCACAAAATATTGTCCTAATATTACTTCTCTTCAGTTCCTGCATCACTTTCATCTCTGCCGACGAAAACACAAACGTTGAATTCGTAAGATCATCATGTAATTTGACAACTTATCCTACACTATGCTTTAACTCACTCTCAACTAAAGCAAATGCTATCCAATCAAGTCCTAAGTTACTAGTCCAAACCGCTCTATCAGTCACACTTGACACGACAAAATCCACCTCGTCTTCAattgttaaattgtcaaaagttcaTAACACGACTCAAATGGAGGTTTCTGCTTTGAAAGACTGCATTGAAATGCTTAGTAATTCTGCAGACGAATTGAAAAGATCACTTGATGAGATGAAGCATCCGGGTTCAGAAGATCACGCGTTAGTGATGAGCGACATACAAACATGGGTCAGTGCAGCCATAACGGATGAAGATACATGTACTGATGGGTTTGTGGATGACCCAAAGATGATAAATGTGGTAGGCGGAAAGATTGTAAATGTTGCACACTTAATCAGCAATGCTTTGGCTTTGATCAACAATTACGCTTCTCTACCCGAGTAA